One part of the Pristis pectinata isolate sPriPec2 chromosome 17, sPriPec2.1.pri, whole genome shotgun sequence genome encodes these proteins:
- the adora2aa gene encoding adenosine A2a receptor a isoform X2: MQVPEKQVWDSVTYIVFELVIAVLAVLGNVLVCWAVYLNSNLQNITNFFVVSLAVADIAVGVLAIPFAVTVSTGFCSLFYGCLFLACFVVVLTQSSIFSLLAIAVDRYICIKIPLRVFWGQPASVATLPAPT; the protein is encoded by the exons ATGCAGGTGCCGGAGAAGCAGGTCTGGGATAGTGTGACCTACATCGTGTTTGAGCTGGTGATCGCGGTCCTGGCAGTGCTGGGGAATGTACTGGTTTGCTGGGCCGTCTACCTGAACAGCAACCTGCAGAACATCACCAACTTCTtcgtggtgtccctggccgtggcGGACATCGCGGTCGGAGTCCTGGCCATCCCCTTCGCCGTCACCGTCAGCACCGGGTTCTGCTCCCTCTTCTATGGCTGCCTGTTCCTCGCCTGCTTCGTGGTGGTGCTGACCCAGAGCTCCATCTTCAGCCTGCTGGCCATTGCTGTCGATCGCTACATCTGCATCAAAATCCCACTCAG agtgttctgggggcagcccgcaagtgtcgccacacttccggcaccaacatag
- the adora2aa gene encoding adenosine A2a receptor a isoform X1, with protein sequence MQVPEKQVWDSVTYIVFELVIAVLAVLGNVLVCWAVYLNSNLQNITNFFVVSLAVADIAVGVLAIPFAVTVSTGFCSLFYGCLFLACFVVVLTQSSIFSLLAIAVDRYICIKIPLRYNSLVTGARARGVICICWLLSFLIGLTPLLGWNKSSGNGTLAANGTRRCGDGMVTCLFEEVVTMDYMVYYNFFACVLLPLLLMLGIYTRIFMAARHQLKQMDVSRSTLQKEVQAAKSLAIIVGLFAACWLPLHIINCVNLFCENCRPPASVMYFAIILSHANSVVNPLIYAYRIREFRQTFRKILKRHILRRTEQTFTRQNTRSSIHIGGGSVNLHINGCGLDRLNAAAGEEGGAPEKDRHLLHLRPNCTGQGDPQNERVLCQGQHLPEEQDLYFHTAFSHQAACSPLAEAS encoded by the exons ATGCAGGTGCCGGAGAAGCAGGTCTGGGATAGTGTGACCTACATCGTGTTTGAGCTGGTGATCGCGGTCCTGGCAGTGCTGGGGAATGTACTGGTTTGCTGGGCCGTCTACCTGAACAGCAACCTGCAGAACATCACCAACTTCTtcgtggtgtccctggccgtggcGGACATCGCGGTCGGAGTCCTGGCCATCCCCTTCGCCGTCACCGTCAGCACCGGGTTCTGCTCCCTCTTCTATGGCTGCCTGTTCCTCGCCTGCTTCGTGGTGGTGCTGACCCAGAGCTCCATCTTCAGCCTGCTGGCCATTGCTGTCGATCGCTACATCTGCATCAAAATCCCACTCAG GTACAACAGCCTGGTGACAGGTGCCCGTGCCAGGGGGGTGATCTGCATCTGCTGGCTCCTGTCCTTCCTCATCGGCCTCACCCCGCTCTTGGGCTGGAATAAATCCAGCGGCAACGGGACGCTGGCGGCGAACGGGACTCGGCGCTGCGGAGATGGCATGGTCACCTGCCTGTTCGAAGAGGTGGTCACCATGGACTACATGGTCTACTACAACTTCTTTGCCTGTGTCCTGCTTCCCTTGCTGCTAATGTTGGGGATCTACACCAGGATCTTCATGGCTGCTCGGCACCAGCTGAAGCAGATGGACGTGAGCAGGTCCACGCTGCAGAAGGAAGTGCAGGCGGCCAAGTCTCTGGCCATCATCGTGGGGCTCTTCGCAGCCTGCTGGCTCCCTCTGCACATCATCAACtgtgtgaacctcttctgtgagAACTGCCGGCCGCCAGCCAGCGTCATGTACTTCGCCATCATCCTGTCTCACGCCAACTCTGTCGTCAATCCCTTGATTTACGCCTACAGAATCAGGGAGTTCCGGCAGACCTTCCGAAAGATTCTGAAAAGGCACATCCTGAGGAGAACAGAGCAGACGTTCACCAGGCAGAACACGAGGAGCTCCATTCACATCGGTGGGGGCAGCGTCAACCTTCACATCAACGGCTGTGGCCTGGACCGGCTCAACGCGGCAGCGGGCGAGGAAGGAGGCGCGCCGGAGAAGGATCGGCACCTCCTCCACCTCCGGCCGAACTGCACCGGCCAAGGAGACCCACAGAATGAACGGGTTCTCTGTCAAGGCCAACACCTGCCAGAGGAGCAGGATTTGTACTTCCACACGGCCTTCTCACACCAGGCCGCCTGCAGCCCTCTGGCTGAAGCCTCCTGA